A region from the Microcella frigidaquae genome encodes:
- the aroB gene encoding 3-dehydroquinate synthase produces the protein MTSQPDRPDRDVTVIPVTGGSPYEVRVGRGLVAEIGAALPPAAAKVLVIHAPPLAEQAEALRERLSGRVEVLLAEVPDAEGAKRVEVAAFCWQIMGQTDFTRTDAVIGLGGGATTDLAGFVAATWLRGVAVIQVPTTVLGMVDAAVGGKTGINTAEGKNLVGAFWAPHAVIVDLDLLDGLPQNELLAGMAEVVKCGFIADERILELLEADVRVATDRTSDVFRELVERSIRVKATVVSDDFTEQGQREILNYGHTLGHAIEHAERYRWRHGAAIAIGMVFAAELSHLAGSLASEQVDRTRHILASLTLPTSYPLGRWKTLLATMQRDKKARAGMLRFIVLDGVGRPRVLNGTDESMLFAAYQEVGS, from the coding sequence ATGACCAGCCAGCCCGACCGTCCCGACCGCGACGTGACCGTCATCCCCGTGACCGGAGGATCGCCCTACGAGGTGCGGGTCGGCCGCGGCCTCGTCGCCGAGATCGGCGCGGCCCTGCCCCCTGCTGCGGCCAAGGTGCTCGTGATCCACGCGCCGCCCCTGGCGGAGCAGGCTGAGGCGCTCCGCGAGCGGCTCTCCGGCCGGGTCGAGGTACTGCTCGCCGAGGTGCCCGATGCCGAGGGCGCGAAGCGCGTCGAGGTCGCCGCCTTCTGCTGGCAGATCATGGGCCAGACCGACTTCACCCGCACGGATGCCGTGATCGGCCTGGGCGGGGGAGCGACCACCGACCTCGCGGGCTTCGTCGCCGCGACCTGGCTGCGCGGGGTCGCCGTGATCCAGGTTCCGACCACCGTGCTCGGCATGGTCGATGCCGCCGTCGGAGGCAAGACCGGCATCAACACCGCCGAGGGCAAGAACCTGGTCGGCGCCTTCTGGGCTCCGCACGCCGTCATCGTCGACCTCGACCTGCTCGACGGGCTGCCGCAGAACGAGCTGCTTGCCGGCATGGCCGAGGTCGTCAAGTGCGGTTTCATCGCCGACGAGCGCATCCTCGAGTTGCTCGAGGCCGACGTGCGGGTCGCGACCGACCGCACCAGCGACGTGTTCCGCGAGCTGGTCGAACGCAGCATCCGCGTCAAGGCGACCGTCGTCAGTGACGACTTCACCGAGCAGGGGCAGCGCGAGATCCTGAACTACGGCCACACGCTCGGGCACGCCATCGAGCACGCCGAGCGGTACCGCTGGCGGCACGGCGCGGCCATCGCGATCGGCATGGTCTTCGCCGCCGAGCTCTCGCACCTCGCCGGCAGCCTGGCGAGCGAGCAGGTCGACCGCACCCGGCATATCCTCGCCTCCCTCACCCTTCCGACCAGCTACCCGCTGGGCCGCTGGAAGACCCTGCTCGCGACGATGCAGCGCGACAAGAAGGCACGCGCCGGCATGCTGCGCTTCATCGTGCTCGACGGGGTCGGCCGCCCGCGCGTGCTCAACGGCACGGACGAGTCAATGCTGTTCGCCGCCTACCAGGAGGTCGGCTCGTGA
- a CDS encoding shikimate kinase — MPEAATPEVPGQATTDAGNRPLVVLIGPPAAGKTRTGKRVARALAVPFIDTDRVIAAEHGPIPAIFAERGEAAFRALEADAVDAALRQRAVVALGGGAVMTPSVAAALRGHPVVLLTVSAEAAADRLDAESRPLVRDGIGAWESLVAQRMPTYTALATAAWDTSSQPLDRVAAEIAEWARDRAAAAGGS, encoded by the coding sequence GCGGGCAACCGCCCCCTCGTCGTGCTCATCGGCCCGCCCGCGGCGGGCAAGACCCGCACCGGCAAGCGGGTGGCGCGCGCCCTCGCCGTGCCTTTCATCGACACCGACCGCGTGATCGCGGCCGAGCACGGGCCGATCCCCGCGATCTTCGCCGAGCGGGGCGAGGCCGCCTTCCGTGCGCTCGAGGCCGATGCCGTCGATGCGGCCCTGCGGCAGCGGGCCGTCGTGGCCCTGGGCGGCGGCGCCGTGATGACGCCCTCCGTGGCCGCGGCGCTGCGGGGGCATCCCGTGGTGCTGCTCACCGTCAGCGCGGAGGCCGCGGCCGACCGGCTCGACGCCGAGAGCCGCCCGCTCGTGCGCGACGGCATCGGCGCCTGGGAGTCGCTCGTCGCGCAGCGGATGCCGACCTACACCGCCCTGGCGACGGCGGCCTGGGACACCTCGTCCCAGCCGCTCGACCGCGTCGCCGCTGAGATCGCCGAGTGGGCGCGTGACCGCGCCGCCGCGGCAGGAGGATCATGA
- the aroQ gene encoding type II 3-dehydroquinate dehydratase, with protein MTAATRVLVLNGPNLNRLGTREPEIYGTATLAELHAELRGLAEGVEIDLRQSNDEAELIGWLHDAVDARTPVILNPAAFTHYSYALRDAVALVTEAGIPVIEVHLSNPHAREEFRHTSVISGVATGVIAGFGFGSYRLALVHLLAR; from the coding sequence ATGACCGCCGCCACCCGGGTGCTCGTTCTCAACGGGCCGAACCTGAACCGCCTCGGCACGCGCGAGCCCGAGATCTACGGCACCGCGACGCTCGCCGAGCTGCACGCCGAGCTCCGTGGCCTGGCCGAGGGCGTCGAGATCGACCTGCGACAGTCCAACGACGAGGCCGAGCTCATCGGCTGGCTCCACGACGCGGTGGATGCCCGCACGCCGGTGATCCTGAACCCCGCCGCGTTCACCCACTACAGCTACGCCCTGCGCGACGCGGTCGCCCTGGTCACCGAGGCGGGCATCCCGGTGATCGAGGTGCATCTGTCGAACCCGCACGCGCGCGAGGAGTTCCGGCACACGAGCGTGATCTCCGGCGTCGCGACGGGCGTCATCGCCGGGTTCGGCTTCGGCTCGTACCGGCTCGCTCTGGTGCACCTTCTCGCCCGGTAG